In Paenibacillus ihbetae, the following are encoded in one genomic region:
- a CDS encoding LysE/ArgO family amino acid transporter, producing the protein MAGVIVHGFILALGLILPLGVQNVFVFNQGAVQPKLARALPVIITAALCDTLLITLAIMGVSVVVLQYDWLRVAMIILGVGFLIYMGLATWKSRPHKPEEGSPRSLSPKKQIAFAMSVSLLNPHALLDTVGVIGTSSIQYAGGEKAAFAAVCIAVSWLWFMALGIAGKAVGSMDTSGRLLTVINRISAVIMWGTAAYLAYGLIAGY; encoded by the coding sequence ATGGCCGGCGTTATTGTTCATGGTTTTATATTGGCATTGGGTTTGATTTTGCCCCTGGGGGTGCAAAACGTGTTTGTCTTTAATCAAGGGGCGGTCCAACCGAAGCTGGCTAGGGCGCTCCCGGTGATTATTACGGCAGCGTTGTGCGATACGCTGCTCATTACGTTGGCTATTATGGGAGTATCGGTGGTCGTTCTCCAATACGATTGGCTGCGCGTTGCCATGATCATACTCGGGGTCGGATTTCTAATTTACATGGGGCTAGCGACATGGAAGAGCAGACCCCATAAGCCGGAGGAAGGCAGTCCCCGTTCGTTAAGCCCCAAGAAGCAGATCGCATTCGCCATGTCCGTATCGCTGCTGAATCCGCATGCACTTCTGGATACGGTTGGGGTAATCGGTACCAGCTCTATCCAGTATGCAGGGGGAGAGAAGGCGGCTTTTGCCGCCGTGTGCATTGCGGTATCCTGGTTGTGGTTTATGGCGCTTGGAATCGCCGGGAAAGCGGTGGGAAGCATGGACACCTCGGGCCGGCTGCTTACGGTGATCAACCGGATATCGGCGGTAATCATGTGGGGGACGGCAGCTTACCTTGCCTACGGGTTGATTGCAGGTTATTAA
- a CDS encoding PLP-dependent aminotransferase family protein — protein MTEEWSLSKSEGIPLHQQIYDRIKEKIMNGEWPVGTRIPPQRELAARFGVNRSTVVYALGELAADGLIEAMTGRGTVVANNTWNLLSSAPSPDWNRYVKSGLYQPNIQIIQAINQAEAAPGIVRLGTGELSPELLPAGEMLEKLNRSQTAAFSLGYSEPKGSLVLREAVSHYLRSKAINASPASILIVSGGLQALQLISLGLLHRGSTIFVENPSYLNSIHVFQSAGVRMHGLPMDEEGLRTDSISRLKRQHNASLLYTVPSFHNPTGSLMTSARRQELLNICSRERLPVIEDDVYGDLWFDQPAPLPLKARDQQGLVLYLGSMSKTLGPGLRIGWIVGPEPVIDRLADIKMQTDYGSSALSQHAVAQWLSEGLYEGHLARIRGELKLRRDYTLRLLEEDYRELADWNCPQGGFYIWLRLKQPLSIRSLFEQALAEGILLNPGLIYDRNDRQHLRLSYAYASMEELREGLRRLSRMIRGLA, from the coding sequence GTGACGGAAGAGTGGAGCTTGAGCAAGTCGGAAGGCATTCCGCTTCATCAGCAAATTTATGACCGCATCAAAGAGAAAATTATGAACGGGGAATGGCCTGTCGGCACCCGGATACCACCGCAGCGGGAGCTGGCCGCCCGGTTCGGGGTGAACCGGAGCACGGTGGTGTATGCGCTGGGCGAGCTCGCAGCCGATGGCTTGATCGAGGCGATGACCGGCCGGGGGACCGTCGTCGCCAACAACACCTGGAATTTGCTGTCTTCCGCTCCGTCCCCTGATTGGAACCGTTATGTGAAATCGGGTCTCTATCAGCCCAATATACAGATAATTCAAGCTATCAATCAGGCAGAGGCCGCCCCTGGCATCGTCCGCCTCGGAACCGGTGAGCTCTCACCGGAACTGCTGCCTGCCGGCGAGATGCTGGAGAAGCTTAACCGGAGTCAAACCGCCGCCTTTTCACTTGGATATTCCGAGCCGAAAGGCAGCCTGGTATTAAGGGAAGCCGTAAGCCATTATTTACGCAGCAAAGCGATTAATGCGTCGCCCGCTTCCATTTTGATCGTATCCGGCGGTCTCCAGGCGCTTCAGCTTATATCGTTAGGCCTGCTGCACCGCGGCTCCACGATATTCGTCGAGAACCCGTCCTATCTAAATTCCATTCATGTATTCCAATCCGCAGGCGTACGTATGCATGGGCTTCCCATGGACGAGGAAGGGCTGCGAACGGATTCCATCAGCAGGCTGAAACGGCAGCATAACGCTTCGCTGCTCTATACGGTTCCTTCCTTCCACAATCCGACCGGCTCTCTGATGACATCCGCAAGAAGGCAGGAGCTGCTGAATATTTGCTCCCGGGAGCGACTTCCTGTCATTGAAGATGATGTTTACGGTGATCTCTGGTTTGACCAGCCGGCACCGCTTCCGTTGAAGGCACGGGATCAGCAAGGCCTTGTGCTTTACTTGGGCAGCATGTCCAAGACATTAGGTCCCGGCCTGCGCATCGGCTGGATCGTCGGTCCGGAACCGGTCATCGACCGGCTGGCGGATATTAAAATGCAGACCGACTACGGCTCAAGCGCCTTGTCACAGCATGCGGTAGCCCAGTGGCTGTCCGAGGGGCTGTACGAGGGACATTTGGCGCGGATTCGCGGCGAGCTGAAGCTCCGCAGGGATTACACGCTTCGTTTGTTGGAGGAGGATTATCGCGAGCTCGCCGATTGGAATTGCCCACAGGGTGGATTTTACATATGGCTCCGTCTCAAACAGCCCCTCTCGATTCGTTCCCTGTTCGAGCAAGCGCTGGCTGAAGGCATTCTGCTTAATCCGGGCTTGATCTACGACCGGAACGACCGGCAGCACCTTAGACTGTCTTATGCGTATGCCTCAATGGAGGAGCTGCGCGAAGGTCTCCGGCGCCTTTCCCGCATGATCCGCGGGTTGGCGTAA
- the qoxA gene encoding cytochrome aa3 quinol oxidase subunit II: MNKRGPLFAMFVIFTLLLSGCSSLTVLNPKGPAARTLSDTIIFSILMMIGILVVVYVLYIYMLTKYRAKKSNEGYEPPHEEGNKWLEILWTAIPIVIVAILSVVTVKTTVAVEKVPEGYENQKPLVIYASSSNWKWHFSYPEEGIETVNYVNIPTNRPIEFRLYSFGPITSFWIPQLHGQKYAMSDMVTKLNMVADEPGSMLGRNANFSGEGFAHMEFEALAMSPSEYEEWVKDVKDTAPELTQDEFNKLLKTEHVGRMTFSTNHLEFSPPPEGHHHGGDSNGNEEHQEHKELHPDPATTEETEFDSESNVNPNEPLPTSPAEESSTHQHQHDGH; this comes from the coding sequence ATGAACAAAAGAGGGCCGTTATTTGCAATGTTTGTAATTTTTACCTTGCTCTTATCGGGATGCAGCTCGCTTACGGTATTAAATCCGAAGGGACCGGCTGCCAGAACCCTATCCGATACAATCATATTCTCCATTCTGATGATGATCGGAATTTTGGTTGTAGTTTATGTGCTTTACATTTATATGCTCACCAAATACCGGGCGAAAAAATCCAACGAGGGATATGAGCCTCCTCACGAGGAAGGGAACAAATGGCTGGAAATTCTGTGGACGGCCATCCCGATCGTGATCGTCGCGATCCTGTCGGTCGTCACGGTTAAGACTACGGTGGCTGTTGAAAAAGTGCCTGAAGGTTATGAGAATCAGAAGCCTCTCGTCATTTATGCTTCCTCCTCCAACTGGAAATGGCACTTCAGCTATCCGGAAGAAGGGATCGAAACCGTCAATTACGTTAACATCCCGACCAATCGCCCGATCGAGTTCAGACTCTACTCGTTCGGTCCGATTACAAGCTTCTGGATTCCACAGCTGCACGGCCAGAAATACGCGATGAGCGATATGGTCACAAAGCTTAACATGGTTGCCGACGAGCCGGGCTCCATGCTGGGCCGCAACGCAAACTTCAGCGGTGAAGGCTTCGCCCACATGGAATTCGAGGCGCTGGCTATGTCGCCTTCCGAGTACGAAGAATGGGTCAAGGACGTGAAGGATACCGCTCCGGAGCTGACACAGGACGAATTCAACAAGCTTCTGAAAACCGAGCATGTCGGAAGAATGACTTTCTCGACCAACCACTTGGAGTTCAGCCCTCCGCCTGAAGGACATCATCATGGCGGCGACAGTAACGGCAATGAAGAACACCAGGAACATAAAGAGCTTCATCCGGACCCTGCCACGACGGAAGAAACGGAGTTCGACAGCGAGAGCAACGTCAATCCGAATGAGCCGCTGCCAACTTCCCCGGCTGAAGAGAGTTCAACACATCAACATCAACATGATGGACATTAA
- the qoxB gene encoding cytochrome aa3 quinol oxidase subunit I, whose translation MKWDEFFVTGEPLIYGAMVSIVLVSLAILFGLTYYKKWGYLWREWLTTVDHKKIGVMYIICALIMLFRGGVDAIMMRAQTAAPDMKFLTGQHYNEVFTTHGVIMILFMAMPFIFGLMNVVVPLQIGARDVAFPKLNAISFWLFFAGAMLFNISFVIGGSPDAGWTAYFPLASIEFSPTVGNNYYSLSLQISGIGTLLTGLNFIVTILKMRAKGMTLMRMPMFTWSVLITCVIIIFAFPVLTIALLLMMFDRIFGSQFFTMANGGMDMLWANLFWVWGHPEVYIVILPAFGIFSEIISTFSRKNLYGYSSMVMSMVVISGLSFLVWAHHFYTMGQGAMVNGFFSITTMAIAVPTGVKIFNWLFTLHKGRISFTTPMLYSLAFIPIFTIGGVTGVMLAMASADYQYHNTMFLVAHFHYVLIPGAVFAVIAGFHYWFPKVFGFRLNEKLGKAAFWFIAISFNVTFFPLFFLGLMGMTRRTYTYSAETGFGPLNMLSMVGAIGLAIGFILLVYNIYWSTRYQPRDKTGDPWDARALEWSTPSPVPVYNFAVAPEVKSRDAFWFSKKNNEPLSNEKITKIHMPSNTGKPFILGIAFFFLGFFLVFSWWIPSIIAGIAVLIILATMSFDRDHGYYIPVEEIVQTEQKLRGDTV comes from the coding sequence ATGAAATGGGACGAATTTTTCGTTACCGGTGAACCGTTAATTTACGGTGCCATGGTGAGCATTGTTCTCGTCTCGCTCGCAATCCTCTTCGGATTGACCTATTACAAGAAATGGGGATATCTTTGGCGGGAATGGCTGACCACCGTGGATCATAAGAAAATCGGTGTCATGTACATCATCTGTGCCCTGATCATGCTGTTCCGCGGCGGCGTGGACGCGATCATGATGCGCGCGCAGACCGCTGCGCCGGATATGAAGTTTCTTACCGGACAGCACTACAATGAGGTATTTACAACCCATGGCGTCATCATGATTCTGTTTATGGCGATGCCGTTTATCTTCGGACTTATGAACGTGGTCGTTCCGCTTCAAATTGGAGCGCGCGACGTAGCGTTTCCTAAGCTGAATGCGATCAGCTTCTGGCTGTTCTTTGCCGGGGCGATGCTGTTCAATATCTCCTTCGTCATTGGAGGATCGCCGGATGCCGGCTGGACCGCATACTTCCCGCTCGCGAGTATCGAATTCAGTCCGACTGTCGGTAATAACTACTACTCTCTGTCGCTTCAGATCTCGGGGATTGGTACCCTGCTCACAGGCCTTAACTTTATCGTAACCATCCTCAAGATGCGTGCCAAGGGCATGACTTTAATGCGTATGCCAATGTTTACTTGGTCCGTGCTGATTACGTGTGTCATCATCATCTTTGCATTCCCGGTTCTTACGATCGCCCTGCTGCTGATGATGTTCGACCGTATCTTCGGCTCCCAGTTCTTCACGATGGCTAATGGCGGTATGGATATGCTGTGGGCCAACCTGTTCTGGGTATGGGGCCACCCTGAGGTATATATCGTTATTCTGCCGGCGTTCGGCATATTCAGTGAGATTATCTCGACGTTTTCGCGAAAAAATCTGTACGGCTACAGCTCGATGGTCATGAGTATGGTTGTCATCTCCGGCCTGTCATTCCTCGTCTGGGCTCACCACTTCTATACGATGGGCCAAGGCGCAATGGTCAACGGCTTCTTCTCGATCACCACGATGGCGATCGCGGTCCCGACAGGTGTCAAAATATTCAACTGGCTCTTTACGCTTCATAAAGGCCGAATCAGCTTTACGACGCCGATGCTGTATTCACTCGCCTTCATTCCGATCTTTACGATTGGCGGCGTGACCGGCGTCATGCTGGCTATGGCAAGTGCAGACTACCAGTATCACAATACGATGTTCCTGGTTGCCCACTTCCACTACGTGCTTATTCCAGGTGCCGTATTCGCCGTCATTGCCGGCTTCCATTACTGGTTCCCGAAAGTGTTCGGCTTCCGCCTGAACGAAAAGCTTGGCAAAGCAGCATTCTGGTTTATCGCGATTTCGTTCAACGTCACTTTCTTCCCGCTGTTCTTCCTGGGACTGATGGGGATGACGCGACGGACGTACACATATTCGGCCGAGACCGGCTTCGGTCCGCTGAACATGCTGTCGATGGTCGGTGCGATCGGCCTTGCGATCGGATTTATCCTGCTGGTGTACAACATTTACTGGAGTACGCGTTATCAGCCGCGGGACAAAACGGGCGATCCATGGGATGCACGCGCACTCGAGTGGTCTACGCCAAGCCCGGTGCCGGTCTATAACTTTGCCGTTGCGCCAGAGGTTAAAAGCCGCGATGCGTTCTGGTTCTCGAAGAAGAATAACGAGCCGCTGTCGAATGAGAAAATTACGAAGATTCATATGCCGAGCAACACCGGAAAGCCGTTTATTCTGGGGATCGCCTTCTTCTTCCTTGGCTTCTTCCTTGTATTCAGCTGGTGGATTCCATCCATCATCGCCGGTATTGCCGTGCTGATCATATTGGCTACCATGTCCTTCGACCGTGATCATGGCTATTACATTCCGGTTGAAGAGATCGTTCAAACCGAACAGAAACTGCGGGGTGATACGGTATGA
- the qoxC gene encoding cytochrome aa3 quinol oxidase subunit III has translation MKIDASQPLEYGTEENRNRIFGFWLFLGAEIALFATLFTVYFVLADRHASGPSGAEIFEITPVLLETFVLLTSSFTIGLAVHAMRLGLKKQMMIFMIITLLLGAGFLGIEIFEFFTYVHEGVTLSTSAFASSLFTILGTHGAHVTFGLLWGIAILIQLKKYGLDHSTANKSFIFSLYWHFLDVVWIFIFSFVYLKGLM, from the coding sequence ATGAAAATAGATGCCTCTCAGCCGCTGGAATATGGAACAGAGGAGAACCGTAATCGAATATTTGGATTCTGGCTGTTCCTCGGAGCTGAAATTGCGCTCTTTGCTACCTTGTTTACCGTCTACTTCGTCCTCGCAGACCGCCATGCCAGCGGTCCGAGCGGAGCGGAGATCTTTGAAATTACGCCGGTCCTGCTTGAAACATTCGTGCTCCTGACAAGCAGCTTTACCATCGGCCTTGCGGTTCACGCGATGCGCCTTGGTCTTAAGAAGCAGATGATGATCTTTATGATCATCACGCTTCTGCTGGGAGCAGGCTTTCTCGGCATCGAAATTTTTGAATTCTTTACGTATGTTCACGAAGGCGTCACGCTGTCGACCAGTGCCTTCGCATCAAGCTTGTTCACCATTCTGGGTACGCACGGAGCTCACGTGACCTTCGGTCTGCTCTGGGGGATCGCAATCCTCATTCAACTCAAGAAGTACGGGCTGGATCACTCTACGGCGAACAAATCCTTTATCTTCTCGCTGTACTGGCACTTCCTCGATGTTGTGTGGATCTTTATCTTCAGCTTTGTCTATCTGAAAGGACTGATGTGA
- the qoxD gene encoding cytochrome aa3 quinol oxidase subunit IV yields MLKQLFPIKHVAGYISSLILSAVALVVLLDIPAGSKMAILLVTAVLQAAVQLMLFMHVGESDDKKSIYINIIYALFVALVTILGTLFIFVWGWYS; encoded by the coding sequence ATGTTAAAACAGCTGTTTCCTATCAAGCATGTAGCGGGTTATATATCGTCCCTCATCCTTTCAGCCGTCGCACTTGTCGTTCTGCTGGATATTCCGGCAGGCTCGAAAATGGCCATTTTGCTGGTAACTGCAGTTTTGCAGGCTGCCGTTCAGCTTATGCTCTTCATGCACGTCGGAGAAAGCGACGATAAGAAATCCATCTACATCAATATCATCTATGCCCTTTTCGTTGCGCTAGTGACCATCTTGGGTACGCTGTTCATCTTTGTATGGGGCTGGTACTCCTAG
- a CDS encoding GrpB family protein yields MSGYVVKVVPYNSEWSLEFEKEKDRLLHILAPHIVTIEHAGSTSIPNQDAKPIIDMFAAVHPLLHEQDYTELLSSSGYRFIENGMTGRYLFIKEDAGVRTHHLHILPKEGFYERKELLFRDYLRAHPDLVLEYGELKRLLAERYPTDPDEYTKAKTAFIQRVVDLARTERGLPLQSVWET; encoded by the coding sequence ATGTCCGGGTATGTGGTCAAAGTCGTTCCATACAACTCCGAATGGTCTTTGGAGTTCGAGAAAGAGAAAGACCGATTGCTTCACATTCTGGCCCCTCACATCGTCACCATCGAGCATGCAGGCAGTACTTCGATACCGAATCAAGATGCCAAACCCATCATCGATATGTTCGCGGCCGTCCACCCATTGCTTCATGAACAAGACTATACAGAGTTGCTTAGCAGTTCAGGCTACCGCTTCATAGAGAACGGCATGACCGGACGCTATCTATTCATCAAAGAAGACGCTGGGGTGCGCACGCATCACTTGCATATCCTGCCGAAGGAGGGATTTTACGAAAGAAAAGAATTGCTGTTTCGCGACTACCTCCGGGCTCACCCCGATTTGGTTCTGGAATACGGCGAACTTAAACGATTGTTGGCGGAACGGTATCCTACCGATCCGGATGAATATACGAAAGCCAAAACGGCCTTTATCCAGCGGGTTGTTGATTTAGCGCGAACAGAACGGGGACTACCGCTCCAAAGCGTATGGGAAACGTGA
- a CDS encoding DHH family phosphoesterase: protein MYHLYSHNDLDGVGCGIIAKCAFGDGVDVRYNTINGLNQQVARYLSRFSLEEHPYDMLFITDLSVAPDIEKQLNLFVEEGGQVQLIDHHKTALHLNDYMWGQVMVTHRDGRLASATSLLYEYLVQHGHLNQSQSLDQFVELVRLYDTWEWEEAEKPEAKRLNDLFYMLSIDEFEAKMVERLRSADQFYFDEFEEKILDMEEDKIGRYIRRKQREIIQTFVDEYCVGIVYAESYHSELASELGTIYPHLDYIAILNMGGRKMSLRTIHDHVDVSEVAMRYGGGGHSKASGCTITEEVYRLFAAEPFELEPIRLDAHRNQFNLKGSESGVLYESWGEDLVFVYCRSGEWIVEWNGEELPFRFSSFDEAERHLKRQYGVWLARDDAFVRMLKDQLMQRRSGERLALSADMEEEKLLEEL from the coding sequence ATGTATCATCTCTACAGCCATAACGACCTGGATGGCGTTGGCTGCGGTATTATTGCAAAATGCGCGTTCGGCGACGGAGTCGACGTGCGTTACAACACGATCAATGGGTTGAACCAGCAGGTTGCAAGATACTTGAGCCGGTTCTCCTTGGAAGAGCATCCCTACGACATGTTATTCATCACAGATTTGTCGGTAGCACCTGACATCGAGAAGCAGTTGAATCTGTTTGTGGAGGAGGGCGGACAAGTTCAGCTTATTGATCATCATAAAACCGCGCTCCATCTGAACGATTATATGTGGGGCCAGGTGATGGTGACGCACAGGGACGGGCGATTGGCCTCGGCAACCTCCCTGCTCTATGAGTATCTCGTTCAACACGGGCATCTGAACCAATCACAATCCCTTGACCAATTCGTGGAGCTCGTTCGGCTGTACGATACCTGGGAATGGGAGGAGGCAGAGAAGCCGGAAGCCAAAAGGCTGAATGACCTGTTCTACATGCTTTCCATTGATGAGTTTGAAGCGAAGATGGTCGAGCGTCTGCGCAGTGCGGACCAATTTTATTTTGACGAGTTTGAAGAAAAGATTCTGGATATGGAGGAGGACAAGATTGGCCGCTATATCCGGCGCAAGCAGCGGGAGATCATTCAAACCTTCGTTGACGAGTACTGCGTCGGCATCGTATACGCAGAGTCCTATCATTCCGAATTGGCCAGTGAGCTGGGGACGATTTACCCGCATCTGGACTATATCGCCATTTTGAATATGGGGGGCCGGAAAATGAGCCTGCGGACGATTCACGACCATGTCGATGTATCCGAGGTGGCGATGCGCTACGGAGGCGGAGGGCATTCCAAGGCGTCCGGGTGCACGATTACGGAAGAGGTGTACAGGCTGTTTGCAGCCGAGCCTTTCGAATTGGAGCCGATCCGGCTGGATGCGCACCGGAATCAATTCAACCTCAAAGGCTCCGAATCGGGTGTGCTGTATGAGAGCTGGGGGGAGGATCTTGTATTCGTATACTGCCGATCCGGAGAATGGATCGTGGAATGGAACGGGGAGGAGCTGCCGTTTCGATTCAGCTCTTTCGATGAAGCGGAGCGGCATTTGAAGCGGCAGTACGGCGTCTGGCTCGCCCGGGACGACGCATTCGTCCGGATGCTGAAGGATCAGCTGATGCAGAGACGCTCCGGCGAACGGTTAGCCCTGTCAGCCGATATGGAAGAGGAAAAGCTGCTGGAAGAACTTTAA
- a CDS encoding antibiotic biosynthesis monooxygenase yields the protein MLIETKTIVVKAGTSHLVVERFSKPGPIEEIEGFIDLSVLVKNAKRSDETEEVIVMIRWEDKEAWKRWETSPAHIQGHRDSRGKPQPEHIVSSSHAMYEVKATKGPRPVQQA from the coding sequence ATGTTAATTGAAACGAAAACCATCGTCGTAAAAGCCGGCACCTCGCATCTTGTTGTCGAGCGCTTCAGTAAGCCCGGACCGATTGAAGAAATCGAAGGATTTATCGATCTGAGCGTTCTCGTTAAGAATGCCAAGCGCAGCGATGAGACCGAAGAAGTGATCGTCATGATCCGTTGGGAAGACAAGGAAGCCTGGAAGCGTTGGGAGACCAGCCCGGCTCATATTCAAGGGCACCGCGATTCCCGCGGCAAGCCGCAGCCCGAGCATATCGTCAGCTCCAGCCACGCCATGTATGAGGTTAAGGCTACGAAAGGTCCAAGGCCAGTTCAACAGGCGTAA
- a CDS encoding rhodanese-like domain-containing protein, whose translation MLIAFAFLIAAFIVLYRRYVPIADLRLMKCSDLQQARKECPDLKLLDVRDVSEFTPDPHKEMINISLGRLPYVWEKELRPGDHVVIVTPKRSEGFRAARKLKKAGFRSLSYLQEDCKGCQAVRRPTLN comes from the coding sequence ATGCTGATTGCATTTGCCTTCTTAATAGCGGCCTTTATCGTTCTATACCGGCGCTATGTGCCGATCGCCGACTTGCGGCTGATGAAGTGCAGCGACCTGCAGCAAGCGAGGAAGGAATGCCCGGATTTGAAGCTGCTGGATGTCCGCGATGTCTCCGAGTTTACGCCGGACCCGCATAAAGAAATGATCAATATTTCGCTCGGAAGATTACCTTATGTGTGGGAGAAAGAGCTTCGCCCGGGCGATCATGTCGTAATCGTAACACCCAAGCGTTCCGAGGGCTTCCGTGCGGCGCGTAAACTGAAAAAGGCAGGGTTTCGGAGCCTTTCCTATCTGCAGGAAGACTGTAAGGGGTGCCAAGCCGTTCGGCGTCCAACGCTAAATTGA
- the bioB gene encoding biotin synthase BioB, which produces MTTSVQLDWLKLAEQIVQGYSVTPEEALAILQSDDAELLTVMQASYRIRREHYGNKVKLNMIVNAKSGMCPEDCGYCSQSIVSEAPIEKYAWLTKEKILEGARESIRRKAGTYCIVASGRRPSNREMEHVVEAVKEIRATTDLKVCCCLGFLSEQHAAELAEAGVHRYNHNLNTSRDNYANITTTHTYDQRVDTVKQAAASGMSPCSGAIFGMGESLEERVQIAFALKELDADSIPCNFLNAIDGTPMEGRKELTPRMCLKILAMMRFVNPSKEIRIAGGREVNLRSLQPLGLYAANSIFIGDYLTTSGQAHAADWGMIEDMGFEIEECAL; this is translated from the coding sequence ATGACGACTTCCGTTCAGTTGGATTGGCTGAAGCTGGCAGAGCAGATCGTGCAAGGGTATTCCGTAACACCGGAAGAAGCGTTGGCGATCTTGCAAAGCGATGATGCAGAGCTGCTGACCGTTATGCAGGCTTCCTACCGAATTCGCAGAGAGCATTACGGCAATAAGGTAAAGCTGAATATGATCGTAAACGCCAAATCGGGGATGTGTCCCGAGGATTGCGGCTATTGCTCGCAGTCTATCGTATCCGAAGCTCCGATTGAGAAATACGCATGGCTGACCAAGGAAAAAATTCTGGAGGGTGCCCGGGAGTCGATCCGACGCAAAGCCGGAACCTATTGCATCGTTGCTTCCGGCCGGCGTCCGTCCAACCGGGAAATGGAGCATGTGGTCGAAGCGGTGAAGGAGATCCGGGCGACAACGGACTTGAAGGTGTGCTGCTGCCTGGGCTTTCTTAGCGAACAACATGCGGCGGAGCTAGCTGAAGCGGGAGTGCACCGGTACAACCACAACCTCAATACGTCCCGGGACAATTATGCAAACATCACAACGACGCACACGTATGATCAACGCGTGGACACGGTCAAGCAGGCGGCAGCCTCCGGCATGTCCCCGTGCTCAGGTGCAATTTTCGGGATGGGCGAAAGCCTGGAGGAACGGGTGCAGATTGCATTCGCACTGAAAGAGCTTGATGCGGATTCGATCCCCTGCAATTTCCTGAACGCGATTGACGGCACGCCGATGGAAGGGAGGAAGGAGCTCACGCCGAGGATGTGCTTGAAAATTCTGGCGATGATGCGATTTGTCAACCCGTCGAAGGAGATTCGGATCGCGGGCGGCCGGGAAGTCAATCTGAGATCCCTGCAGCCGCTCGGTTTGTACGCAGCCAATTCCATCTTCATCGGCGATTACCTGACAACGTCCGGCCAGGCGCATGCAGCCGACTGGGGCATGATTGAAGATATGGGCTTTGAGATTGAGGAATGCGCATTATAA